Proteins from a genomic interval of Rhipicephalus microplus isolate Deutch F79 chromosome 6, USDA_Rmic, whole genome shotgun sequence:
- the LOC142765663 gene encoding uncharacterized protein LOC142765663, protein MSGGAQRDAASVAAGVAAGGDAARSWRALHADLRPTGSSADTCAADLKKPSSWEPKPPPLPDADYKVILRIRGGLDCTKLHPCVLRQLVLKAVGLPISSPDQIRVNPTSHTVLVSTSSMDRADLYHNIRTLKFNGVPYEVVTHVADPVDSCRGRFHLPLDYADEEILPTLQRCNPAMTIGAARRLSTTETILVVFRGTHVPFYINYEGCTLRCRPFRLKVEACTRCRKIGHRQDVCPSTPDAICHKCGLKDSSMDHECEPVCVVCGGAHITGSPLCKQRYKTKTPKYQTPKPSEVPSSRTPSLNRSQERGPQRGRSKSKRRGPNSTPKELDFPTQSTNPHSTSHLPNPLKVSWAQAASSNCSLSQNISLEKVLAENASLKAEIQKLKLELQSRMPLSNLSQHSEPRSFIPAQSPPAVEPTIPLPPTDMDTTMPRDTSQLPPSNKRKTPATPREEESLSDTVLTLNDRINALENKTQKKFAVIESKISHIESRFTAQETGQAAINDKLDKFLDFVQTQMQQTTAWIAAVTANNPNIAVPAFSPTPPPDNGCKP, encoded by the coding sequence ATGAGTGGAGGCGCCCAGCGCGACGCGGCCAGCGTCGCAGCGGGCGTCGCTGCTGGAGGCGACGCCgctcgctcatggcgtgctctacATGCTGACCTTCGTCCCACTGGTTCATCGGCTGACACCTGCGCAGCGGATCTGAAGAAACCATCTTCATGGGAGCCTAAACCTCCACCACTGCCCGATGCGGACTACAAGGTGATTCTTCGGATACGCGGGGGTCTCGACTGTACCAAGTTGCACCCCTGTGTCTTACGACAACTCGTTCTCAAAGCAGTTGGACTTCCCATCAGCAGCCCTGATCAAATCAGGGTCAATCCCACCAGTCACACAGTGCTCGTGAGTACGTCAAGCATGGACCGAGCAGATTTATACCACAACATCCGGACCTTAAAGTTCAACGGAGTCCCCTACGAAGTCGTCACCCACGTTGCCGACCCTGTAGATTCTTGTCGTGGAAGGTTTCATCTCCCTCTGGATTACGCTGACGAGGAAATCCTTCCAACCCTCCAAAGATGTAATCCAGCCATGACCATTGGGGCCGCTCGCCGACTGAGCACCACCGAAACCATCTTGGTTGTTTTCCGTGGCACGCACGTCCCTTTTTACATCAACTACGAAGGCTGCACGCTTCGCTGCCGCCCATTCCGACTGAAGGTGGAAGCCTGCACCCGTTGCCGAAAAATTGGACATCGCCAGGATGTCTGCCCCTCTACTCCCGATGCAATCTGTCACAAGTGCGGACTGAAGGATTCCTCAATGGACCATGAATGTGAACCCGTCTGTGTCGTGTGTGGTGGAGCTCACATCACCGGTTCCCCATTGTGCAAACAGCGTTACAAGACTAAGACACCTAAATACCAGACACCTAAGCCCTCAGAAGTTCCATCATCCCGGACACCGAGCCTTAATCGCTCGCAAGAGCGTGGCCCACAGCGGGGTCGCAGCAAGAGCAAGAGGCGGGGCCCAAACTCGACTCCCAAAGAACTTGACTTCCCGACCCAGTCAACGAACCCCCATTCCACCAGTCATCTGCCAAACCCATTAAAGGTAAGCTGGGCACAGGCAGCTTCCTCTAACTGCTCCTTATCTCAAAACATTAGCCTAGAAAAAGTTCTAGCTGAAAACGCTAGCCTCAAGGCAGAAATTCAAAAGTTAAAGCTCGAGCTACAATCCCGAATGCCCCTTAGCAATCTTTCGCAGCATTCCGAACCACGATCTTTCATTCCTGCTCAATCGCCCCCTGCTGTTGAACCCACGATACCTCTTCCTCCTACTGACATGGACACTACAATGCCTCGAGACACCTCCCAGCTGCCACCCTCAAATAAGCGCAAAACCCCTGCCACACCACGCGAAGAAGAATCTCTCAGCGACACAGTTCTAACTCTTAACGATAGGATAAACGCCCTCGAAAATAAAACACAGAAGAAATTCGCCGTCATTGAAAGTAAGATTTCTCACATAGAGAGCAGATTCACAGCTCAGGAGACGGGCCAAGCTGCCATAAATGACAAACTTGACAAGTTTCTAGATTTTGTACAAACTCAAATGCAGCAGACCACTGCATGGATTGCGGCCGTCACGGCCAATAATCCAAATATAGCCGTACCCGCCTTCTCTCCTACACCCCCTCCCGACAATGGCTGCAAACCCTAA